The Atribacter laminatus genome contains the following window.
GTCTCATTGGGTTTGGTAGGATAGGCCAAGCCGTAGCTCGGCGAGCCACGGGATTTAATCTCAAAGTAATCTATTACGATAAGGAACCGGTTTCTCCTAATATAGAAAAGGAATTGAAAGTAAGTTGTGTAAATTTGGATGAGCTCCTTCGAAAGAGCGATTTTATTTCAGTACATGTTCCGCTGACTGAGGAAACTTTTCATCTCATTGGTCAGGAAGAATTAAATATGATGAAAAAAGAAAGTTATTTAATCAATACTGCCCGAGGACCAATAATTGACGAAAAGGCTTTGGTTAAAGCGCTAAAAGATGGTGTCATTCGTGGGGCAGCACTGGATGTTTTTGAAAACGAACCAGCGATTGAGCAGGAATTAATGGCTTTGGACAATGTCGTCATAGTTCCCCATATTGGTTCGGCTTCCTATCGGACGAGAACAAAAATGGCAATCATGGCTGCGAAAAATTTAATCAGTGCTTTAAAGGGAGAAAGGCCAGAATTTTTAGTCAATCCAGAGGTCTTAGATAAAAATTGATATAAACTAAAAAACTTCCTATTCTGAAAATACACTAATGCTTAAAAATGCCGTCATCCTGAGCCTTCGCCTTTCGAGGGCGTGGGGATCTCATCTGACGCTGAGGCGTCATCCTGAGCGGTGCTTTCCCGCGTGAGGATCTCATCTTATCAGCTTTT
Protein-coding sequences here:
- a CDS encoding 2-hydroxyacid dehydrogenase; this encodes MTKPRIFVTRLIPQEGLEILKECCHIEVSDHDGVIPRSLLPEKVKDSDGLLVLLTDMIDKEVMIAAGKKLRVISNYAVGYNNIDVVEATKRGIMVTNTPGVLTETTADLAWALLMSIARRIVEGDKLVRAGKFRGWEPMLLLGTDIYEATLGLIGFGRIGQAVARRATGFNLKVIYYDKEPVSPNIEKELKVSCVNLDELLRKSDFISVHVPLTEETFHLIGQEELNMMKKESYLINTARGPIIDEKALVKALKDGVIRGAALDVFENEPAIEQELMALDNVVIVPHIGSASYRTRTKMAIMAAKNLISALKGERPEFLVNPEVLDKN